CCGCCGCGACGCGCTCGGCGAACGCCGGTCGGTGGGGTACAGATATCGCCCGCGCCCTCTGTTCGATCTCGACTTCGACGCCGTGGGTGTGTGCCGCCCCTTCGATCGCTCGGGTCGCTCGTTCCCGTGCGTACTCGTAGAGCGCGTCGCTCTCGCCCCGCGTCTCGACTTCCATCACTGCACGCTCGGGGATCACGTTGCTCGCGGTCCCCGCGTCGAGTCGCCCGACGTTCACCCGGGTCATTCCCTCGGAGTGTCTGGGGATCGCCTGTATCGCACAGGTCGCGCTCGCCGCCGCGTGGAGCGCGCTCGCGCCCTCCTCGGGGGCGGCCGCGGCGTGAGCCGATCTCCCGGTGAACGTCACCTCCATCGAGCCCGCGGTGAGGAACTCCACCCCGGAGACGACCGTTCCGGTCGGGATTCCGAGTCCCAGGTGGACCGCCACCAGCGCGTCCATGTCGTCGAGGTGTCCCCCCGAAGCCATCGCCCGCCCGCCGCCGAGGCCCTCCTCCGCGGGCTGGAAGAACAGCTTCAGGGTGCCGTCGAAGCCCTCGTCCGAGGCGACCCGCTCTGCCAGACCGAGTCCGATCGCCGTGTGGCCGTCGTGACCGCAGGCGTGCATCTCGCCCGCGTGCGTCGACTGGAACCCCTCGTTCGCCGGGAGGTGTCCGTCGTCGGCCTCCTCGACCGGGAGCGCGTCCATGTCCACTCGGAACCCGACCGTGGGCCCGTCCCCGTGTTCCAGCGTCCCGACGACGCCGGTGAGTCCGCCCGCCATCCGATCGACGAGGTCGGGATCTGCACCCTCCCCGACCGCTCGCTCGGCCGCCCGTTCGAGCTCCTCGGGTCCGGGTCGTCGCGCCTCGGTCGTGGGATCGACCACGTCCGGACCGACGGCGACGTCGAAGCCCAGTTCCGCGAGCCTCTCCGCGACGATCGAACTCGTTCGGAACTCGCACCAGCCCCGTTCGGGGTGAGCGTGGAGGTCGCGCCGGAGTTCGACGACGTGTTCCGTACTCATGGCGGGGAGAGTCGCCTCCCTCACAAAGCGTTTGGCCTCCCGGTCACTCGCCCGGGACTGCTCTCTCCTCCTCGCCCCAGGGCCACTCCTTTCCCTCCCCGGCCCACGGCCAGCTCCCGACCGCTTTCATCCCCACGTCGAAGCCGCCCTCCTCGGTGGCCTCTCTGATCTCCTCGTCCCCCTTTCGACCGATCTCCCTGTCGGCCTCCGCGAGCTTCACGGTCCCCGCTGCGAGCAGCACCGTCAGGTCGCGCAGGTCGCGGCCGTCGAGCTTGTCGAGCGTATCGGCGTGGGTGTGGCCCCAGCCGCGGCCGCTCTCGCCCGCGAGCGCCCGGCCCTGCACCCCGGGAACCCCACGCTGGACGAACGGCCAGTGGTCGCTGTGAGGCCTGATTCCCGAACTGACGTGGACCGGCGCGTCGAACTCCTCGGCCACCTCCTCGAACGCCTCGCCGACAGGTTCGAACCCGTGGGTGTAGATCGCCAGGTTCCGCGAGTAGCCCGCCCCGTCGAGGTTGAGGACGCACTTCACGGTCTCCAGGTCGCGCATGTGCGTCCAGTAGTAGGCCCCGTAGAGGCCGGTCTCCTCCGCGCCGAACGTGACGAGGCGGACCCTCGTCTCGAGGTCCTCTTCCATCCCCGCGAGTAGCCGTCCCACCTCCGCGACGAGCGCACAGCCCGCACCGTTGTCGTTCGCCCCCTCGCCAACGTCGTGCGCGTCGATGTGCGCCGTCACGAGCACCTCCTCTTCGGTGTCGGGTCCGACGACGCCCTCGACCGTCCGGGAGCGTGTCGGCTCGTTCCGACACTCGACCGAGAGCGTCGTCTCGACCGACTCGCGCTCGCAGTAGCGGACGAGGCGGCTCCCCAGCTCTTTCGAGACACCGACGGCGGGGATCGGCCCCGGGCCGGTTCTCGCACCGACGTCGCCGGTCGGGGGGAGACAGCCCTCGACGTGGTTCCGGAAGACGAACCCCGCTGCCCCCGCCTCGGCCGCCCAGGCGTACTTCTCGCCACGATGTACCCACCGGCCGTAGTCGTCGGGCGTGAGACTCGACGCCATCACGAGTTTCCCCTCTAGCTCTCGTTCCTCGAAATCCTCGGGGAGGCCGTCGCCGATGTCGACGAGTTCGCCGCTCACCTCGCCCGCTGGTGTCCCCGGCAGCGCGACGAGTTCGTTCGACTCCTCGAACCGCCTGTCGCCGATCGCAAGGGAGGTCTCCCCGCGCCACCAGCCGGGGATCGGGAACGCGGTCGTCTCGACCTCCCGAATCCCGTTCTCCACGAACCGCTCCGCGAGCAGCGCCGCGGCCTCCTCCTCGCCATCGGTCCCCGGCATCCGGTTCCCGACGTCGACCAGCGATTCGATCAGCTCTATCCCTCTCGTGCTCGTGTAGGCGTCACCGACGAGTTCCGTGGGCAGTGTTCCCATGACTGGGGCTCACGGGACCGTCGTATGTCGGTTTCGATCGGCTCCCGAACCGTGAGAAACCACGACGAACTACCGACCGAGCGCACAGACCATCACGATCGCCGTCTCGCCGTCCTGGTAGTAGCCGGGAACCTGCCGCTGGGGCTCGAAGCCGAACCGACGATAGAGCGAGCGCGCTGCGGCGTTCCCCACCCGGACCTCGAGTTTCACCCGTGCACAGCCCGCCGCCGCGAGCGCGCCGAGCGCCCGCGCGAGCAGGTCCCGGCCGATTCCCCGTTCCCGATACTCGGGATGGACCGCGATGTCCTTCACGTGGCCGATCGGCCGGCCGTGGTTCGGCACGCTGTCGGCGACGACGTAGCCGACGACCGCATCCCCCTCGCGCGCGACGAGGAATCCGGGTTCGGAGAGAAAGCGCTCGAACGCGGCGTAGGGCCACGGCTCGGCGAAGGAGGCGCTCTCGATCCGGTAGACCGAGAGCAGGTCCGCGCGGGTTGCCCGCTCGATCCGAAGGGGCGAAGCCGTCGTCACGATGGTCGGTACGAATCCGCCGGACAAAACGTCTCGGGCCGTCCCCTACCGGTCGTCGGTCGCCTCGCCGGGCCCGCCCGGCTCCTCGGGTCGCGCGCCGTCCTCGGCCTCCGGTCGGTCGTCCATCGCTCCCGGGCGCCCTTCCTCTCCGGGGTCGACCCGTCCGGGGTCGCCGGTTCCCGGCACGCCCGCACCGGGGTCTTCCATCCCGGTCGGGTCCGGGTCGTCAATCTGTTCGCCCGGCTCGGCGTCGGCGTACTTCCCCGCCGCCGCGTCGCTTCCATCGTCCGTAGGATCGTCGATCGGTGATCCCCTTTCGTCCCTGTGTTCGTCCTCGACCTCCTCGGTCGTTCGGATCACGACCTCGCCCTCGTCGATGCGCTCGATCCGGCCGTCGGGGATGGGCTTCGAGCCGTCGGCGTCACCCCACCCGAGTCTCGCCGTGACCGACTCGACGATTCCCGTGTCGACGTCGACGAAGAGCGTCCCCGCCTCGACGGCCGAGACGACGCCGACCGTCTCGCCGTCGGTGCTGACGACGTCCTTTCCCTCGTCACCGTCTTCGGGGTGTATCCTCGGGTTGCTCGCCATAGCTGTCGTACGGAACGGCTCTCCGGTGCAAAAGGCGTCTGCAGTCACCTGCAGACGGTACCGCTTACCGCCGTTCAGTCGTCGGCCTGTCCGGCTGAGACCGCAGGGAGTCGACTTCGTCTCCTCCCCGTTCAGTCGTCAGCCGGAGCCGCACCGCTTCCGCCCTCGGCCTGCTGTTTCGTGTAGGTGAGCTTCCCGCCGGCGGCGACGATCTCGCGCTCGCGCGGGCTGGCGCTGAGGTAGGCGCTCGCCTCCCAGTCGTCGTTGACACGGATGGTGAACTCGTTCTGACCGGAGGTGAGTCCCTCGGCGACGTCGTCGACGACCTGGATGTCGTCGCCCTGCTCGATCCGCTCGTAGCTCTCCGAGTCGATCGTGTACGGGACGATCCCGAAGTTGAACAGGTTCGCCTTGTGGATCCGGGCGAAGCTCTCGGCGAACACCGCCTCGATGCCGAGGTACATCGGACAGAGCGCGGCGTGCTCTCTCGAAGAGCCCTGCCCGTAGTTCTCGCCGGCGACCAGCACGCCGTTTCCGGCCTCCAGCGCTCGCTCCGAGAAGGTGTCGTCCACCCGCGAGAGGGTGAACTCCGAGAGCTTCTCGATGTTCGAGCGGTACATCAGGATGTCCGAACTCGCGGGGATGATGTGGTCGGTCGTGATGTTGTCCTCCATCTTGAGCAGCGCCTCGCCGCCGATGTGCGAGCCGAGGGGCTCTCTCAGGGGGACGTCGCCGATGTTCGGGCCCTTGATGAGGCCGTCGTCGACCGCCTCGTTCGGCGGGATGAGGTCGGCCTTCGAGCCGTCGTACGTCTCGGGCATCTCGAGGCCGGGGTCTTCGAGATCGCCGAGCTCCTCGGCGAGATCTCTGGGATCGACGATCTCGCCGGCGAGCGCCGCAGCGGTGGCGACCTCGGGCGAGCAGAGGTAGACTGAGTCGTCCTCGATCCCCGAGCGTCCCTCGAAGTTACGGTTGAACGTTCGAAGCGAGACGGAGTCGCTGCCGGGGACGTGGCCGATGCCGATGCAGGGTCCGCAGGTCGCCTCGGAGAAGTTGACGCCGGCGGCCATCATCTCGGCGGTCCAGCCCTCGCGGGCGAGCATCTCGGAGGCCTGCTTCGAGGCGGGCGCGACGATCATGTCGGTCGTCTTCGCGATCTCACGGCCCTCGAGCATCTTCGCCGCGGGGAGGATGTCCTCGTAGGCACCGTTCGTACAGGAGCCGATGATCACCTGATCGACGGGGGTGCCGGCGACCTCGCGCACGGGAACGATGTTGTCGGGCATCGAAGGTTCGGCGATCAGCGGCTCGAGCTCCGAGAGGTCGATGACGACCTGGTCGTCGTACTCGGCGTCGTCGTCGGGCTGGAGGTCGACGTAGGTGTCCTCGCGGCCGAGCTTGGCGAGGAACTCCCTCGTGCGCTCGTCGGTCGGGAAGATCGAGCTCGTCGCGCCGAGTTCGGTCCCGAGGTTGGTGATCGTCGTTCGCTCCGGTACCGAGAGCGTCTCGACGCCGGGGCCGGTGTACTCGAAGATCTTGCCGACGCCGCCCTTGACGGTGAGTTCTCCGAGGAGGTGGAGCGCGACGTCCTTCGCGGTCGCCCACTCGGGCAGTTCACCCTCGAGACGGATCTCGACGATCTCCGGCATGTCGATGTAGTACGCCCCGCCGCCCATCGCGACGGCGATGTCGAGACCGCCGGCTCCGATCGCGAGCTGGCCGAGCCCGCCGGGCGTCGGGGTGTGGCTGTCGGCCCCCAAGAGCGTCTTGCCGGGTGCGGCGAAGTTCTCCTTGTGGACCTGGTGGCAGATGCCGTTACCGGGTCGGGAGAAGTGCGCGCCGAACGTGCCCGCCGCGGACCGGAGGAAGCGGTGATCGTCGGTGTTCTTGAAGTCGAACTGGTAGGTCTGGTGGTCACAGTACTGGGCGGCGAGTTCGGTCTGGACCTCGTCCAGATCGAGCGCCTCGAACTGCAGCCAGACCATCGTCCCCGTCGTGTCCTGGGAGAGGACCTGGTCGATCTCGATGCCGATCTCCTCGCCCGTCTCGAGCTCGCCCTCCGCGAGGTGATCCGAGAGGATCTTCTCCGCGACTGTCTGTCCCATATCGTTCGAAAGTCGGCCACGCTCGCGTATAAATCCCGCGTATTTTACTATCGGAAACCCGAATAAACACGCCGACAGAGCGGCAACTCTTGCTTCGGGCACCGGGATCGAAAACGGTACCGGGTCCCACACCCGCCGGGATTCGACACCGTTTAGAGCACGACCGGAGAGTCACGCTCATGTTCCGCGACGGGCGATTCGTGGCCGACCACGTCGAACCGCTGACGGAAGAACAGATCCAGCCGAACGGCGTCGACCTCACGCTGGATTCGGTGTTCGAACCGCTCGAACCCGGCCGGATCGGCCGCGAGGACAAGGAGATCGGCGAACGCCAGGAGGTCGCGACCGAGGAGGTCGGCGAGTCGGTCCCCGACACGTACTACCTCCCACCCGGCGGCTACGTCGTCCGCTACGTCGAGGCGGTCTCGATCCCCGAAGAGCACGTCGGGTTCCTCTACCCTCGCTCGTCGCTCCTGCGAAACGGCTGTATGCTTAACACGGCCGTCTGGGACGCCGGCTACGAAGGGAGGGGTGAAGGGCTGTTGCAGGTCCACACCGACATCGAGATCGAGCGCGGGGCACGGATCGCCCAGCTCGTGCTCACCGAGGCCGAGCACTCCGGGACGTACGCGGGCTCCTACCAGGGCGAGAACCTCGCGGACTGGTCGTAGCCCGGGGGCGAAAGCGCTTATCACGAACGGCAGCGTAGCGTCACCTGAACGACGGTGCCCACCTCGTCCGCCGCGCCGCATTCCGGGAGAACGTCGTAGATGTCCGATACAACCACCGTCACCGTCGACCCGCACGTCCACTCCGAGGGCTCGTACGACGGCCACGAACCGGTCGAACTGATCCTCGAACATGCGAGCGACATCGGCCTCGACTGCGTGGTGATCACCGACCACGACGAGATCGACGAGTCGCTCTACGCCGCGGAGATCGCCCCCGAGTTCGGGCTGATCGGCGTCCCCGGCGTCGAGGTCTCGACCGCCAGCGGCCACCTGCTGGCGATCGGGGTCGAGGAGCGGCCGGAGCGAGGAAGGCCGTTCGACGAGACGGTCGGGATAGTCAGGGACCTCGGCGGGGCGGCGGTCGTTCCACATCCCTTTCAGCGGAGCCGACACGGGGTGAGAAAGCGGTTCATCGAGGACTGCGACGCCGTCGAGGTCTACAACTCGATGCTCTTCACCGGCTACAGGAACCGCCGGGCCGACACGTTCGCCGAGCGCCGTGACTACCCCAAAGTCGGCGCGAGCGACGCCCACTCCCTCCCGAACGTCGGGCGGGCGTACACGGAGGTGACGATCGAGGGAGTCCGAGAGGTTACCGAGGCCGACTCGACGGCCCTCGTCGACGCCCTCCGCGCCGGGGAGACGGCGATCAGTGGCCGGCGGACGCCGGTCCACAAGAGCACCCGACAGTACGCGAGAGGGGCGGTGAAGAAGTCGGCGTACCTCCTCACGAAGCGCCTCCCGGTCGTCCCGACGGTGCCCGCCTCGATGGGTGACTAGAGCAGACTACCGACCCAGCCCTCGAACCCGTCGGGAACCAGTCCTCGGAGCGTCTCCCCGTCGGTCTCCCCGTTCGCGCTCACGAGGTAGGCACGGCCGGGGACCTCGCCGTAGACCTCCTGGAAGTCGTAGACGAAGCCGTAGACCGACTCCCCTTCCGGTACCTCCGACGCGTCCCCGAGGAACGCGACCGCCTCCCGGACGTGGTACTCGACCAGCCGGTTCACGGCCTCGCTCTCGGGCACCGCGGGATCGACGACCCCGTCGTCGAGCGCGCGTTCGACGACCGGGACGAGCAGATCGATCCGCTTCGCGATCCCCGGCGGTTCCTCGCTCGCCTCGCCCCGAACGGCGCGGTACGCGGCCGTGATCGCCCCACAGCCGGTGTGGCCGACGACGACCGTCGTCCGGGTCGCCGTGTGGCGGATCGGATAGAGGACGCTCCCGTCGACGGTGAGCTCCCCGTCACAGCGGTCCCAGACGAGGTTCCCGATCGTGCTCGGGGTGAACAGCCACCCCGGCTCCTCGACCGACCACATCCCCTCCTGGGAGACCCTCGAGTCCGAACAGCAGACGGCGACAGCGGCCGGCTGCTGGCTCGCTCGCACCCCCTCGAAGTACTCCTCCGGCAACCCCGCTTCGTGTCTCCTGTTCCGTTCCAACAACGTTTCGAGCGACGCGCTCGGCATACCGTCCGCTCTCGGCGGGCGGTCAAAGCAGTATGGGTGGACCGTTCAGCCGCAGCCCTCACCCGGTCTCCCATCCCTCGCGAACGCTACACGGGAACTACCGCAGCCGGTCGATCAGCTCCGCCAGCGTCGCCAGATCGAACTGTCCGGGCGCGGTCGCCTCCTCGGATCTGACGGGCGCGTAGCCGATCACGGAGCCGTAGAGCGGCGCGACCGCCCGCGAGTGTCTCCCCGCTTCACCCATCGCCATCGTGGCTATCGGTCCCTCTCCCGAGAGGTCGTGGGTCACCGAGAGCAGCGAGAGGACGTCGGCTCTCCCGCCGGCGGTGACGGCGAGCTTTCCCACGTCGCCGTGGGCGAGCGCCTCCGAGAGCAGCTCACGCATCTCCATGGTCGAGGGCGTCCCCTCGAAGTCGTGGACCGAGGCGATCACGCGCACCTCGCGGTCGCGGGCGGCGTCGAGCAGGGGGTTCGCCTCGCCCCGTCGGAGGCTCTCCAGTTCGACGTCGACCGCCCCGACCGCGTCGTGTCTCGCCGCCTCGGCGAGCGCGTCGAGCCGCCCCTCCTCCCCCGCTCCCCCGCCCTCCCACGCGGCGCGGTTGGTCGCGATCAGCGGGAGTTCGCCGTCGTAGGCGGCGAGCGCGTCGAGCGGACGCTCCGCGAGGTCCATCCGGAACTCGACGCAGTCGGCGTGCTCGCGGGCGACCGGCTCGTCCCCCAGGTCGGCCGTCGCCGCCGCGAGCGTGAACGAGTCGAAACGGAGTCCCATGCGAGAGGTCAGCACGGGGTGCGAAAAACGGTTCCGGTCGCTTTTGTCCGTCGGCGCCGTAGCCGGCATCGAATGGACGAGTTACGACCCGGCAGACGGCGGTTTCTCGAACTCGCGGCGGGAAGCTCCGCGGTCGCCCTGGCCGGCTGTTCCGACGTCCGGGAGGCCCTCGGCGGCGAGGAGACCGAATCGGTCGACGTCCCCTCGGGCGAGGCGACCGTCACCGCAGCCGTCGAACCCAGCGACGAGGCGCTCGCGGAGCTCGAAGCGGAGGTGATAGAGCGCGTCGAGGAGGGCGAGATCGACCAGATGGAAGCCCAGGCGGAGTTCCAGGAGGGTCGACAGGAGCTGATCGCCGAGGCGGCCGAATCGTTCGAGCGCTCGGTGGACTCCGAGACCGAGGTCGCGATCGAGGACTCGATCGCCGAGTTCGGGGCGTATCTCGTCACCGGCGAGCCGGCGGAACTGATCGGACTGCTCTCGCTCGAAACGGTCGGCGCGCTCGTCTCGGGCGAGGTCTTCGACGAGATCGGCGAGGTCCCGGCCGAACCGCCGGAGGAGGCCCCGGAGGACGTCGAAGAGGACGAACTCGAGAACGGGGATGCGGACGACGAGGTCGCGGAGAACGATACGGACGACGGAGGAGCGACCGACGCCAGCGAGGACGACGAGGGCTGACCTGGCGGTTATGCGTCGGAACGGGGAACAGCGGTCAGACAACGATGCTGTCTTCGGCCTCGAGCAGCTCGTGGTACCGGTTCCTGATCGTCACTTCGCTGATGTCGGCGACCTCGCTCACCGCCGCCTGGGTGGTCTTCTCGTTGGTGAGCAACGCGGCGGCGTAGACGGCCGCGGCGGCGAGGCCGACCGGCGACTTCCCGGAGTGGACGCCCTTCTCCTTCGCGTTGCGCAACAGGTCGCGGGCGCGACCTTCTGCCTCGTCCGAGAGGCCGAGTCCACTGGCGAACCGGGGGACGTACTGTTCGGGGTCGGCGGGCCGCACCTCGAGGCCGAGTTCGCGGACGACGTAGCGGTACGTGCGGGCGATCTCGCTCTTCTCGACCCGGCTGACGTCGGCGATCTCGTCGAGCGACCGGGGGACGCCCGCCTGCCGGGCGGCGGCGTAGACGCTCGCGGTAGCGACGCCCTCGATCGACCGTCCGGGGAGGAGGTCCTCGTTGAGCGCGCGGCGGTAGATCACCGACGCGGTCTCCCTGACGTTCGTCGGGAGGCCGAGTGCGCTCGCCATCCGGTCGATCTCGCCGAGCGCCTGCTTCAGGTTGCGCTCCTTCGAATCCCTCGTTCGAAACCGTTCGTTCCACTTGCGCAGGCGCTGCATCTTCTGGCGTTGGCGGGACCCGAGGGCGTTGCCGTAGGCGTCCTTGTTCCGCCAGTCGATGTTCGTCGAGAGGCCCTTGTCGTGCATCGTGTTCGTCGTCGGAGCGCCGACGCGCGACTTCTGGTCTTTCTCTCTGGCGTCGAACGCACGCCACTCGGGACCCCGGTCGACGGAGTCCGACTCGACGACCAGGCCACAGTCGCCACAGACGGTCTCGCCGTGCTCCTCGTCGGAGACGAGGTGACCGCCACACTCCGGGCAGCCGTGGTCCTCGTCTACGCGTTCGTCTTCGTCTCGTTCGCGGGTTCTGATGTTGGAATCTGTCATTATGTGAACCAGGGGAGGGGCTACCGGGTCCGGAATCGGGACTCGGCTAGCTATCGCTGATCGGACGTTAGTCCGAAAGGAATTTAAGTGTTTCGGGTCTCGGATCATCAACCCGGTAGATACCTGTTGATTCGGGCACTCGGCGCCACTAACTCGAAAGGTTAATATGTGGTTACCCTGCCGTTTCCTCCGGGTCAGTGCTCGACGCCGACCCGCTCGTCGCCGCCCTCCTCGATCGCCGTCGAGAGCGAGACCTCGAGCGCGAGCATCGAGGCCGTCCCACCCGCGACCGTCACGAGGTTCTTCAGCAGGTGGTCGACGACGGCCGCGCCGAGGGCGATCGGCAGGCTCGCGGGCAGGAGCGCGACCACCAGCACCGTGAACGCGCCCTCGTAGAGCCCGATCCCGCCGGGCGACAGCGGGAGCACCTTCGCGAGGTTACCGACGCAGACGGCGAGCGTACAGACCCCGAGGATCGCGAGCGGCGCGGCCTGCACCCCGAACGCGCGGAGGACGAGCGCCGCGGCGAGGACGTCGATCGCCCAGATCAGCGCGCTCGCCGCGCCGACCCTGGCGGAGGTCCTCGGCGTCCTCGCGATCGCCTGGACGTCCCCGGCGAACCGCTCGACCGCACGTGTGACACCCTCCGTGTAGGTGTCCTCGCTCGCACGGGCGAGCGCCGGTCGCACGAACCGACGGTCGGAGTGCGCGCTCGCGAGGACGACCACGCAGAGCGCGACGGCGAGCACCCCGACGCCGCCCGCCGCGATCACGCCCACGCGCCCACTTTCGGCGACCGCACCACCTGCCGGGAGGTCGGCGGAGAGCCCCCCCGAACTCGTCATCCCGCTCGCGACCAGCGCGAGGAACGCGCTGGTCGCGAGCGCGGCGATGGTGAGCGTGTCGAAGAGCCGTTCGACCGCGAGCGAGGCGGCCCCCGTCGGGTAGCCCACCCCGCGTCTCACCTTCAGCACGTAGGCCCTGACGGCGTCGCCCGCCCGCGCCGGGAGCGCGACGTTCGCGGTCTGGCTCAGGAAGATCACCCCGGTGAGAAAGCCCACCTCCTCCCGGTGGCCGAGTTCGGCGAGTACGTCCCGATACCTGAGCCCGCGGAGCGGCCACGAGAGGAGGTAGACGGCCACCGCGAGCCCGACGAGGACCGGGTCGGCCGCGCGCACCTCGCTCACCACCGTCCCGAGGTCGACGTACCGGGCGGTGACGGCGAGCGCGAGGAGGACGAGGAGGAGGCCGGCGACGAGACTCACTCGCGTGGTCAGCCGTGGGCGGACCGAGAGCCCCCACCACGTCCGACCGAGCGCACCTCCCATGCCGAGGACGTCCCGAACCGGATCGACGGTCGTCCCCTCGCCCGGCGTCCACTCCACCGGAAGCTCCCTGATCCGGTAGCCCTGGCGCTGGGCGCGGACGAGCACCTCGGTGTCCCAGAACCAGTGGCCGTCCTCGACCTCGGGGAGCAACGAGTACAACACCTCGCGGTCGAACGCCTTGAACCCGCACTGGTGGTCTCTGAGCTCCGAACGCAGGCCGACCCTCACGAGCGCGTTGTAGACCCGACTCGCGACCCTCCGGGAGAGGGGTCGATCGGCGTCGGAGTCCGGCAGGAGCCGCGAGCCGGTCGCGACGTCGTACTCGCCGGATCGGACGCTCTCGACGAGCGGTTCCAGGTGCCCGAGATCGGTCGCGAGGTCGGTGTCGAAGTAGACGAGCACTTCCCCCTCTGCCTCCCGGAACGCCCTGCAGAGCGCCCGTCCTCGGCCGAGGCGCTCGTCGCTGTGGACGTGTCGAACCCGGTGATCGTCGCGGGCGAGTCGGGCGGCGATCTCGGGGGTCCGATCGGAGCAGCCGTCCTCGGCGACGAGCACCTCGAACGCGGGGAGAAACGACTCGCAGGCCTCGATCGTCCGCCGCACGGCCGACTCGATCGTCGCCGCCTCGTCGAACGCGGGGAGGACGACGCTCACGGGCGGACCCATTGGACGAACTGGGCCGCCTCGGAGTAAGTACCTTCTGACCGCGGGCGTTACCCTCGCGTACCAACCGGGGGGACCTCGTCCGGGGCTCACTCGGCTTCGAGCCGGAAAAACGCCGGAAGGAGGCGTGTTACGCTGCCGTACCAAATCCCCTATACGTGGAACCGCCGTGATCTTCTGCTATGAGCGCCACCGCCCACCCGCCCCAGTCGCTGACCGAGAAGCAGCGCCGCATCCTCGGCTACCTTAGGGATCGCGCGGACACCCGCACCTACTTCAAGTCCCGACTGATCGGCGAGGAGCTCGGCCTGAGCGCGAAGGAGGTCGGCACGAACATGACCGCGATCGCGAACGGCGAGTTCGACGTCCGCGTCGAGAAGTGGGGCTACTCCTCCAGTACGACCTGGAAAGTGACGGCGTGATCGGGACGTCTCCGGAGCGCTCTCTTTCCCTCCCTCCCCGACGATAGCTCACGGAGCGTCCACAGCGCTCGGAGGCCGCTCCACGCGGGTACATATTGCTCTTAGATACTTACTTGTATAAGCCGAGAGAGCACTCGATCGCAATGTCGAAACGAGCCAGCATGCTCAACCGGCGACGCTTCGTGAGCGGTGTGGGTGCGGCCGCCGTCGGTGCGGCGGTCGGATCCACGAGCGCCGGTGCCAGCGAGGACGACGAGGAGGAGACGGGCGACGAACGTGACGAGGGCGAGGGGACCGGCGACGAGGGTCACGACGGGTCGTACGACGACCGGGCGACCGTAATCGCCCACCGCGGGTTCGCCGATACCTATCCCGAGAACACCATCGCAGCGTTCGAGCAGTCGACGATCGGTGAGGACGACGA
This region of Halalkalicoccus sp. CGA53 genomic DNA includes:
- a CDS encoding amidohydrolase, which codes for MSTEHVVELRRDLHAHPERGWCEFRTSSIVAERLAELGFDVAVGPDVVDPTTEARRPGPEELERAAERAVGEGADPDLVDRMAGGLTGVVGTLEHGDGPTVGFRVDMDALPVEEADDGHLPANEGFQSTHAGEMHACGHDGHTAIGLGLAERVASDEGFDGTLKLFFQPAEEGLGGGRAMASGGHLDDMDALVAVHLGLGIPTGTVVSGVEFLTAGSMEVTFTGRSAHAAAAPEEGASALHAAASATCAIQAIPRHSEGMTRVNVGRLDAGTASNVIPERAVMEVETRGESDALYEYARERATRAIEGAAHTHGVEVEIEQRARAISVPHRPAFAERVAAVVSGTEDVEHVESHRLVSGSEDACFLLRRVREHGGEATYAIVGADLAGPHHAGTFDFDERALGIGVDTLARVARDVAANGVHEERREGESRAGGHTV
- a CDS encoding M28 family metallopeptidase, which codes for MGTLPTELVGDAYTSTRGIELIESLVDVGNRMPGTDGEEEAAALLAERFVENGIREVETTAFPIPGWWRGETSLAIGDRRFEESNELVALPGTPAGEVSGELVDIGDGLPEDFEERELEGKLVMASSLTPDDYGRWVHRGEKYAWAAEAGAAGFVFRNHVEGCLPPTGDVGARTGPGPIPAVGVSKELGSRLVRYCERESVETTLSVECRNEPTRSRTVEGVVGPDTEEEVLVTAHIDAHDVGEGANDNGAGCALVAEVGRLLAGMEEDLETRVRLVTFGAEETGLYGAYYWTHMRDLETVKCVLNLDGAGYSRNLAIYTHGFEPVGEAFEEVAEEFDAPVHVSSGIRPHSDHWPFVQRGVPGVQGRALAGESGRGWGHTHADTLDKLDGRDLRDLTVLLAAGTVKLAEADREIGRKGDEEIREATEEGGFDVGMKAVGSWPWAGEGKEWPWGEEERAVPGE
- the rimI gene encoding ribosomal protein S18-alanine N-acetyltransferase; amino-acid sequence: MTTASPLRIERATRADLLSVYRIESASFAEPWPYAAFERFLSEPGFLVAREGDAVVGYVVADSVPNHGRPIGHVKDIAVHPEYRERGIGRDLLARALGALAAAGCARVKLEVRVGNAAARSLYRRFGFEPQRQVPGYYQDGETAIVMVCALGR
- a CDS encoding PRC-barrel domain-containing protein, with product MASNPRIHPEDGDEGKDVVSTDGETVGVVSAVEAGTLFVDVDTGIVESVTARLGWGDADGSKPIPDGRIERIDEGEVVIRTTEEVEDEHRDERGSPIDDPTDDGSDAAAGKYADAEPGEQIDDPDPTGMEDPGAGVPGTGDPGRVDPGEEGRPGAMDDRPEAEDGARPEEPGGPGEATDDR
- a CDS encoding aconitate hydratase; this translates as MGQTVAEKILSDHLAEGELETGEEIGIEIDQVLSQDTTGTMVWLQFEALDLDEVQTELAAQYCDHQTYQFDFKNTDDHRFLRSAAGTFGAHFSRPGNGICHQVHKENFAAPGKTLLGADSHTPTPGGLGQLAIGAGGLDIAVAMGGGAYYIDMPEIVEIRLEGELPEWATAKDVALHLLGELTVKGGVGKIFEYTGPGVETLSVPERTTITNLGTELGATSSIFPTDERTREFLAKLGREDTYVDLQPDDDAEYDDQVVIDLSELEPLIAEPSMPDNIVPVREVAGTPVDQVIIGSCTNGAYEDILPAAKMLEGREIAKTTDMIVAPASKQASEMLAREGWTAEMMAAGVNFSEATCGPCIGIGHVPGSDSVSLRTFNRNFEGRSGIEDDSVYLCSPEVATAAALAGEIVDPRDLAEELGDLEDPGLEMPETYDGSKADLIPPNEAVDDGLIKGPNIGDVPLREPLGSHIGGEALLKMEDNITTDHIIPASSDILMYRSNIEKLSEFTLSRVDDTFSERALEAGNGVLVAGENYGQGSSREHAALCPMYLGIEAVFAESFARIHKANLFNFGIVPYTIDSESYERIEQGDDIQVVDDVAEGLTSGQNEFTIRVNDDWEASAYLSASPREREIVAAGGKLTYTKQQAEGGSGAAPADD
- a CDS encoding deoxyuridine 5'-triphosphate nucleotidohydrolase, which codes for MRHRLEHDRRVTLMFRDGRFVADHVEPLTEEQIQPNGVDLTLDSVFEPLEPGRIGREDKEIGERQEVATEEVGESVPDTYYLPPGGYVVRYVEAVSIPEEHVGFLYPRSSLLRNGCMLNTAVWDAGYEGRGEGLLQVHTDIEIERGARIAQLVLTEAEHSGTYAGSYQGENLADWS
- a CDS encoding PHP domain-containing protein, with product MSDTTTVTVDPHVHSEGSYDGHEPVELILEHASDIGLDCVVITDHDEIDESLYAAEIAPEFGLIGVPGVEVSTASGHLLAIGVEERPERGRPFDETVGIVRDLGGAAVVPHPFQRSRHGVRKRFIEDCDAVEVYNSMLFTGYRNRRADTFAERRDYPKVGASDAHSLPNVGRAYTEVTIEGVREVTEADSTALVDALRAGETAISGRRTPVHKSTRQYARGAVKKSAYLLTKRLPVVPTVPASMGD